From Halorubrum salinarum, the proteins below share one genomic window:
- a CDS encoding 3-hydroxyacyl-CoA dehydrogenase family protein — translation MRELSDVDVVGVVGAGTMGNGIAQVAATAGYDVVMRDVEAEYVERGLDSVEDSLDRLAAKDALDEEPDAIRDRIAGTTDLDDLADADLVIEAVIEDLDVKRDVFADLDRVTDDGAVLATNTSTLSITTIASATDRASDVVGLHFMNPVPIMDGVEVVVGERTDPEVVDFAHAFAEDLGKETWEADDKPGFVTNRILMPWINEGIRAYDEGVADKADIDRGMKLGTNVPMGPLELADHIGLDVALDASETLHDELGDRYKPAYLLKRKVEAGDLGKKTGRGFYEYE, via the coding sequence ATGCGAGAACTCTCCGATGTGGACGTGGTGGGCGTCGTCGGCGCCGGCACGATGGGCAACGGCATCGCGCAGGTCGCGGCGACCGCGGGCTACGACGTGGTGATGCGCGACGTGGAGGCGGAGTACGTCGAGCGGGGCCTCGACAGCGTCGAGGACAGCCTCGACCGGCTGGCCGCGAAGGACGCGCTCGACGAGGAGCCGGACGCGATCCGCGACCGGATCGCGGGCACGACCGACCTCGACGACCTCGCGGACGCCGACCTCGTTATCGAGGCCGTGATCGAGGACCTCGACGTGAAACGCGACGTGTTCGCCGACCTCGACCGCGTCACCGACGACGGCGCCGTCCTCGCGACGAACACCTCCACGCTGTCTATCACCACCATCGCGAGCGCCACCGACCGCGCGAGCGACGTGGTCGGCCTCCACTTCATGAACCCCGTCCCGATCATGGACGGCGTCGAGGTCGTGGTCGGCGAGCGCACCGATCCGGAGGTCGTCGACTTCGCGCACGCCTTCGCGGAGGACCTCGGCAAGGAGACGTGGGAGGCCGACGACAAGCCCGGCTTCGTCACCAACCGCATCCTGATGCCGTGGATCAACGAGGGGATCCGCGCGTACGACGAGGGCGTCGCCGACAAGGCCGACATCGACCGGGGGATGAAGCTCGGAACGAACGTCCCGATGGGCCCGCTCGAACTGGCCGACCACATCGGCCTCGACGTGGCGCTCGACGCCAGCGAGACGCTCCACGACGAGCTCGGCGACCGCTACAAGCCGGCGTACCTCCTCAAGCGCAAGGTGGAGGCGGGCGACCTCGGCAAGAAGACCGGCCGCGGCTTCTACGAGTACGAGTAA
- a CDS encoding class I fructose-bisphosphate aldolase: MLPHAADDISRDGKSLILAYDHGLEHGPVDFEPNPDTADPERIFELATHEAVTSLAVQKGLAEAYYPDYEDEVNLLLKLNGTSNLWMGEPDSAVNCTAEYAAELGADAVGFTVYGGSNHEVEMAEEFREAQEGARAHDMAVVMWSYPRGQGLRNDGSPEVISYGARLGLELGADVVKVKYPGSAEAMGDAVEMAGPADVVMSGGTMRDDKAFLRNVSNAIDAGATGIAVGRNVFQRDEPERILDALEAVIFDEVDPAEALAIAESDD, encoded by the coding sequence ATGCTTCCTCACGCCGCCGACGACATCTCGCGCGACGGTAAGTCGCTCATCCTCGCGTACGACCACGGGCTCGAACACGGGCCGGTCGACTTCGAGCCGAACCCGGACACGGCGGACCCGGAGCGGATCTTCGAGCTCGCCACCCACGAGGCGGTCACCTCGCTGGCCGTCCAGAAGGGGCTCGCGGAGGCGTACTACCCCGACTACGAGGACGAGGTGAACCTCCTGTTGAAGCTCAACGGGACCTCGAACCTCTGGATGGGCGAGCCGGACAGCGCGGTCAACTGTACGGCGGAGTACGCGGCCGAGTTGGGCGCCGACGCGGTCGGGTTCACCGTCTACGGCGGGTCGAACCACGAGGTCGAGATGGCCGAGGAGTTCCGCGAGGCCCAGGAGGGCGCCCGCGCACACGACATGGCCGTCGTCATGTGGTCGTACCCGCGCGGACAGGGGCTCCGCAACGACGGGAGCCCGGAGGTTATCTCGTACGGCGCGCGGCTCGGCTTAGAGCTCGGCGCCGACGTGGTGAAGGTGAAGTACCCCGGCTCCGCCGAGGCGATGGGCGACGCCGTCGAGATGGCCGGCCCGGCCGACGTGGTGATGTCCGGCGGGACGATGCGCGACGACAAGGCGTTCCTTCGGAACGTCTCGAACGCCATCGACGCGGGCGCCACCGGCATCGCCGTCGGCCGCAACGTCTTCCAGCGCGACGAGCCCGAGCGCATCCTCGACGCCTTAGAGGCCGTGATCTTCGACGAGGTCGACCCGGCCGAGGCGCTGGCGATCGCCGAGAGCGACGACTGA
- a CDS encoding class 1 fructose-bisphosphatase, translating to MASPDPTVAAVFDAVAATAPEIRAALPGRRVESGTENASGESVLAGDLYADELLGDAITAVDGVGSFVSEEREAAVDAGGAVGNGPSDAYAVAIDPLDGSSNLRSNNAMGTVVGVYDAPLPASGRDLVAAGYVLYGPITTMVVADEAGVREEVVERAPDGDGVERSVVEGDLTLPATPTVYGFGGRVPDWPADFRAYARAVEDDLKLRYGGAMVGDVNQVLTYGGVFAYPALRSAPEGKLRLQFEANPIAYIIERAGGASSDGTGSILDVEPEAVHQRTPLYVGNEELIDRLEAAVGD from the coding sequence ATGGCGTCTCCCGACCCGACCGTCGCGGCCGTCTTCGACGCGGTCGCGGCGACCGCCCCCGAGATCCGCGCGGCGCTCCCCGGCCGGCGCGTCGAGAGCGGGACGGAGAACGCCTCCGGCGAGTCAGTGCTGGCGGGGGACCTGTACGCCGACGAGCTGCTCGGCGACGCCATCACCGCGGTCGACGGCGTCGGCTCGTTTGTCAGCGAGGAGCGCGAGGCGGCGGTCGACGCGGGCGGCGCGGTCGGGAACGGGCCGTCCGACGCCTACGCCGTGGCGATCGACCCCCTCGACGGCTCGTCGAACCTGCGGTCGAACAACGCGATGGGCACCGTCGTCGGGGTGTACGACGCCCCGCTGCCCGCGAGCGGTCGCGACCTCGTCGCGGCCGGCTACGTCCTCTACGGGCCGATCACGACGATGGTCGTCGCCGACGAGGCGGGCGTCCGCGAGGAGGTCGTCGAGCGCGCGCCCGACGGCGACGGGGTCGAGCGCTCGGTCGTCGAGGGCGACCTGACGCTCCCGGCGACGCCGACCGTCTACGGGTTCGGCGGGCGCGTCCCCGACTGGCCCGCCGACTTCCGGGCGTACGCCCGGGCGGTCGAGGACGACCTGAAGCTCCGCTACGGCGGCGCGATGGTCGGCGACGTGAACCAGGTGCTCACCTACGGCGGGGTGTTCGCGTACCCCGCGCTCCGGAGCGCGCCCGAGGGGAAGCTCCGCCTCCAGTTCGAGGCGAACCCGATCGCGTACATCATCGAGCGAGCCGGGGGGGCCTCCTCGGACGGGACCGGCTCGATCCTCGACGTCGAGCCCGAGGCGGTCCACCAGCGCACGCCGCTGTACGTCGGCAACGAGGAACTGATCGACCGGCTGGAGGCGGCGGTCGGCGACTAG
- a CDS encoding acyl-CoA carboxylase subunit beta, which yields MKVHVGAAATPEEAEAIAKSLAEHLGVDVDVHVGEGETPVASAEPSEPSYPLDDDLGPTDRERDLRAEIADIREGGPEKYRDRLSEQGKLFVRDRLDLWFGGEGGTRGAGDADAADGDPAGVKFEDGKFAAFDDWHPDAPAGEDGEANEEGRDRLPGDGLLTGAAEFEGRDVHFMANDFTVKAGSMASKGVEKFLRMQQRALKTGNPVLYLMDSSGGRIDQQTGFFANREGIGKYYYNHSMLSGAVPQICVLYGPCIAGAAYTPVFADFTVMVEGMSAMAIASPRMVEMVTGEEIDLEDLGGPRVHAEESGSADLIARDEEHARELVAELIGYLPDRAGEKPPKRETKPPKYSPDGIDELIPEAPNRPYDAHDLLDRIADAESVFELKEGYGPEIVTAFCRIDGRPVGVVANQPTERSGAIFPDAAEKAAEFIWTCDAYEIPLLYLCDTPGFMAGSQVEKDAILEKGKKMIYATSSATVPKQTVVVRKAYGAGIYAMGGPAYDPESVIGLPSGEIGIMGPEAAINAVYARKLAEIDDPEERAETEQRLREEYREGIDVHRMASEVVIDEIVPPSDLRAELAARFAFYEDVQKDLPDKKHGTVL from the coding sequence ATGAAAGTCCACGTCGGCGCGGCGGCGACCCCCGAGGAGGCCGAAGCGATAGCGAAGTCGCTCGCCGAACACCTCGGCGTCGACGTCGACGTCCACGTCGGCGAGGGGGAGACGCCGGTCGCGAGCGCCGAGCCGTCCGAACCGAGCTACCCGCTCGACGACGACCTCGGGCCGACCGACCGCGAGCGCGACCTCCGCGCCGAGATAGCCGACATCCGCGAGGGCGGCCCGGAGAAGTACCGCGACCGGCTCTCGGAGCAGGGGAAGCTGTTCGTCCGCGACCGCCTCGACCTCTGGTTCGGCGGCGAGGGCGGAACCCGCGGCGCCGGCGACGCGGACGCGGCCGACGGCGACCCGGCGGGCGTCAAGTTCGAGGACGGGAAATTCGCCGCGTTCGACGACTGGCACCCGGACGCGCCCGCCGGCGAGGACGGCGAGGCAAACGAGGAAGGGCGCGACCGCCTCCCCGGCGACGGTCTGCTCACGGGCGCCGCCGAGTTCGAGGGCCGCGACGTCCACTTCATGGCCAACGACTTCACCGTGAAGGCGGGGTCGATGGCGTCGAAGGGGGTCGAGAAGTTCCTCCGGATGCAACAGCGCGCGCTGAAGACGGGGAACCCGGTCCTCTACCTGATGGACTCCTCGGGCGGCCGGATCGACCAGCAGACCGGCTTCTTCGCCAACCGCGAGGGGATCGGGAAGTACTACTACAACCACTCGATGCTGTCGGGCGCGGTGCCGCAGATCTGCGTCCTCTACGGGCCGTGTATCGCCGGCGCCGCCTACACCCCCGTCTTCGCCGACTTCACCGTGATGGTCGAGGGCATGTCCGCGATGGCGATCGCCTCGCCGCGGATGGTCGAGATGGTCACCGGCGAGGAGATCGACTTAGAGGACCTGGGCGGCCCGCGCGTCCACGCCGAGGAGTCCGGCTCCGCGGACCTGATCGCGCGCGACGAGGAGCACGCCCGCGAGCTGGTCGCCGAGCTGATCGGCTACCTCCCGGACCGGGCCGGCGAGAAGCCCCCGAAACGCGAGACGAAGCCGCCGAAGTACTCGCCCGACGGGATCGACGAGCTGATCCCCGAGGCGCCGAACCGGCCGTACGACGCCCACGACCTGCTCGACCGGATCGCCGACGCCGAGTCGGTGTTCGAGCTGAAGGAGGGGTACGGCCCGGAGATCGTCACGGCGTTCTGCCGGATCGACGGACGGCCGGTCGGCGTCGTCGCCAACCAGCCGACGGAGCGGTCGGGCGCCATCTTCCCGGACGCCGCGGAGAAGGCCGCCGAGTTCATCTGGACCTGCGACGCCTACGAGATCCCCCTGCTGTACCTCTGTGACACGCCCGGCTTCATGGCCGGCTCGCAGGTCGAGAAGGACGCGATCTTAGAGAAGGGCAAGAAGATGATCTACGCAACCTCGTCGGCGACGGTGCCGAAGCAGACCGTCGTGGTCCGGAAGGCGTACGGCGCGGGGATCTACGCGATGGGCGGGCCAGCCTACGACCCGGAGAGCGTTATCGGACTCCCGTCCGGCGAGATCGGGATCATGGGCCCCGAGGCCGCGATCAACGCCGTCTACGCCCGGAAGCTCGCCGAGATCGACGACCCGGAGGAGCGCGCCGAGACAGAACAGCGCCTGCGCGAGGAGTACCGCGAGGGGATCGACGTCCACCGGATGGCCAGCGAGGTCGTCATCGACGAGATCGTTCCCCCGTCCGACCTCCGCGCCGAGCTGGCCGCGCGGTTCGCGTTCTACGAGGACGTTCAGAAGGACCTGCCCGACAAGAAACACGGGACCGTCCTCTGA
- a CDS encoding VTT domain-containing protein has translation MIAPHAATLLALVGTYGAAAVFVVFALEGALVGKVLPARTLFVAAAVAAGVESLAVLPVFAAAVVGATAGQSVLFVAVRRYDADPTALAVVPVSEGGLDGATRWFDRWGLPAVAASNALPGTRGWLALPSASASSVSAPRFAAASLVGSAAYAGALLAVGLAVGLGFEGVLGAYGGNLIAAL, from the coding sequence GTGATCGCCCCTCACGCCGCGACGCTGCTCGCCCTCGTCGGTACCTACGGCGCCGCGGCGGTCTTCGTCGTCTTCGCCCTGGAGGGGGCCCTCGTGGGGAAGGTGCTGCCGGCGCGGACGCTGTTCGTCGCGGCGGCGGTCGCCGCCGGCGTCGAGTCGCTCGCGGTGCTCCCGGTGTTCGCCGCGGCGGTGGTCGGCGCGACCGCCGGACAGTCGGTCCTCTTCGTCGCGGTCCGCCGGTACGACGCCGACCCCACCGCGCTGGCCGTGGTGCCCGTGAGCGAGGGTGGCCTCGACGGCGCGACGCGCTGGTTCGACCGGTGGGGGCTCCCCGCGGTCGCCGCCTCGAACGCCCTCCCGGGGACCCGCGGGTGGCTCGCGCTCCCCAGCGCGAGCGCCTCGTCCGTGTCGGCTCCCCGGTTCGCCGCCGCGTCGCTCGTCGGGTCGGCGGCGTACGCGGGCGCACTTCTCGCCGTCGGGCTGGCGGTCGGGCTCGGGTTCGAGGGGGTCCTCGGGGCGTACGGCGGCAACCTGATCGCGGCGCTGTAA
- a CDS encoding redoxin domain-containing protein, producing MIRVGDTAPDFIAPAVSGEAADELALFRLVEAHDAVALLFAPATFVPTCTAAFAAVRDAGGADRDDLAVAALTGDSLYAAFAYADRFDLPFPVVADFHGGAAESYDLLADSWEGHSDIPRRAAVIVDSDWTVRFAEVTADALDRVDPAPVERATEALRDLGVDAARPRVDYDAEW from the coding sequence ATGATTCGCGTCGGCGACACGGCGCCGGACTTCATCGCCCCGGCGGTCTCGGGGGAGGCCGCCGACGAGCTGGCGCTGTTCCGGCTCGTCGAGGCGCACGACGCGGTCGCGCTCCTGTTCGCGCCCGCGACCTTCGTGCCGACGTGTACGGCCGCGTTCGCCGCGGTCCGGGACGCCGGCGGGGCCGACCGCGACGACCTCGCCGTCGCCGCGCTCACGGGCGACTCGCTGTACGCGGCGTTCGCGTACGCCGACCGGTTCGACCTCCCGTTCCCGGTCGTCGCCGACTTCCACGGCGGCGCGGCCGAGTCGTACGACCTGCTCGCCGACTCGTGGGAGGGCCACTCCGACATCCCGCGCCGCGCGGCGGTCATCGTCGACAGCGACTGGACGGTCCGGTTCGCCGAGGTGACGGCGGACGCGCTCGACCGCGTCGACCCCGCGCCCGTCGAGCGCGCGACCGAGGCGCTCCGCGACCTCGGGGTCGACGCCGCGCGGCCGCGGGTGGATTACGACGCGGAGTGGTGA
- the gfo6 gene encoding D-xylose 1-dehydrogenase Gfo6 — MEADFAEYLDEFTRRDWETLDPAAVTDPVRVAVVGLGWFAREWALPGIARSAYTEATVVTDVDAAAVAAVAAERDATGVTPEEFRSGAAADAYDAVYVATPNATHLEYVEAAAEQGKAVLCEKPLEASPERARRLVAACRDADVPLMVGYRMQTDPAVRRLRDLIDAGVAGEVVGVHATMTQTMLGELGGDHDQWRLDPDLSGGCAVMDLGVYPLNTTRFVLREDPVRVSGRTRSEHAAFADVDEHATFRLEFPGGVDAQCSVSQNAQHASRLEVTGTDARLIMDPAFYEREDRGFAVVRDGTRVDLDFDQVHQIEEEFAYFGHQLLAGEPFHADGEHALTDSRALAAVYESAETGEPVALGGAE; from the coding sequence ATGGAAGCCGACTTCGCGGAGTACCTCGACGAGTTCACTCGCCGGGACTGGGAGACGCTCGACCCGGCCGCCGTCACCGACCCCGTCCGCGTCGCGGTCGTCGGCCTCGGCTGGTTCGCCCGGGAGTGGGCGCTGCCCGGCATCGCGCGGTCGGCGTACACCGAGGCGACCGTCGTCACCGACGTCGACGCCGCCGCCGTCGCGGCGGTCGCCGCCGAGCGCGACGCGACCGGGGTCACGCCCGAGGAGTTCCGGTCGGGGGCCGCCGCGGACGCGTACGACGCGGTGTACGTCGCGACGCCGAACGCGACCCACCTGGAGTACGTCGAGGCCGCCGCCGAGCAGGGGAAGGCGGTCCTCTGCGAGAAGCCGCTGGAGGCGTCCCCGGAGCGAGCGCGCCGGCTCGTAGCCGCGTGTCGCGACGCCGACGTGCCGCTGATGGTCGGCTACCGGATGCAGACCGACCCCGCCGTCCGGCGGCTCCGCGACCTCATCGACGCGGGCGTCGCGGGCGAGGTGGTCGGCGTCCACGCGACGATGACGCAGACGATGCTCGGCGAGCTCGGCGGCGACCACGACCAGTGGCGGCTCGACCCCGATCTCTCCGGCGGCTGCGCGGTTATGGACCTGGGGGTGTACCCGCTCAACACGACCCGGTTCGTGCTCCGCGAGGACCCGGTGCGCGTGTCGGGCCGCACGCGCTCGGAGCACGCGGCGTTCGCCGACGTCGACGAGCACGCGACCTTCAGGCTGGAGTTCCCCGGCGGCGTCGACGCGCAGTGCTCGGTGAGTCAGAACGCCCAGCACGCGAGCCGGCTGGAGGTCACCGGCACGGACGCCAGGTTGATCATGGATCCGGCGTTCTACGAGCGCGAGGACCGCGGCTTCGCCGTCGTCCGCGACGGCACCCGGGTCGACCTCGACTTCGATCAGGTCCACCAGATCGAAGAGGAGTTCGCGTACTTCGGCCACCAGCTGCTCGCGGGCGAGCCGTTCCACGCCGACGGCGAGCACGCGCTCACCGACAGCCGCGCGCTCGCCGCCGTCTACGAGTCGGCCGAGACGGGCGAGCCGGTCGCGCTCGGCGGCGCGGAGTAA
- a CDS encoding aldo/keto reductase, with the protein MTVPTKTLPSGAELPALGLGTYDLTDGETVDSVRAALDAGYGHIDTAEGYKNEEAIGDALAASGVDRDDVFLTSKVLAKNLNYESVIASCEASLDKLGTDYLDLYLIHWPNPAISLRETLRAMAELRDRGLVRDIGVSNFSAYQLSCAHHVSDVPIAVNQIEFHPWFQRPDLVEYCRETDTVVEAAAPLARTDVFGDEVVAELAEKYDKHPAQVVVRWAIDRGVVPLPRSSTPEHVRANAEMDWELDDADRRRLDERDRDEPVYDTPARDWTSDVYGIEQ; encoded by the coding sequence GTGACCGTTCCAACGAAGACGCTCCCGAGCGGCGCGGAGCTGCCGGCGCTCGGACTCGGCACGTACGACCTCACCGACGGCGAGACCGTAGACAGCGTCCGCGCGGCGCTCGACGCGGGCTACGGCCACATCGACACGGCCGAGGGGTACAAAAACGAGGAGGCGATCGGCGACGCCCTCGCGGCGAGCGGCGTCGACCGCGACGACGTGTTCCTCACCTCGAAGGTGCTCGCGAAGAACCTTAACTACGAGTCGGTGATCGCCTCGTGCGAGGCGTCGCTCGACAAGCTCGGCACCGACTACCTCGACCTCTACCTGATCCACTGGCCGAACCCCGCCATCTCGCTGCGCGAGACGCTCCGCGCGATGGCCGAGCTTCGCGACCGGGGGCTCGTCCGCGATATCGGCGTCTCGAACTTCAGCGCGTACCAGCTCAGCTGCGCGCACCACGTCTCGGACGTTCCCATCGCGGTGAACCAGATCGAGTTCCACCCGTGGTTCCAGCGTCCGGACCTGGTCGAGTACTGCCGCGAGACCGACACCGTGGTCGAGGCGGCGGCGCCGCTCGCGCGGACGGACGTGTTCGGCGACGAGGTCGTCGCGGAGCTGGCCGAGAAGTACGACAAGCACCCCGCGCAGGTCGTCGTGCGGTGGGCGATCGACCGCGGCGTCGTCCCGCTCCCGCGCTCGTCGACCCCGGAACACGTCCGGGCCAACGCCGAGATGGACTGGGAGCTGGACGACGCCGACCGGCGGCGCCTTGACGAGCGCGACCGCGACGAACCGGTGTACGACACCCCGGCGCGCGACTGGACGAGCGACGTGTACGGGATCGAGCAGTAG
- a CDS encoding PQQ-dependent sugar dehydrogenase, producing the protein MPDSSDRIDRRTALRAAGGLAGAAALPTLSGCLGDGTGSDPDGDGSDAPDEDPPPDDGGDVDYDVEPVAEGFENPWGLAFLPDDGRLLVTERPGRLSLVDPADGTTEPVAGAPEVFAAGQGGLLDVAVHPDYPDDPRVYLTYSARAADSPAGDGTEGATTHLGAGRLSLDGDAPALDGFEALFVAEPFRGTELHFGSRATFGPDGALFVTVGDRRDTDFGPDHVSQDRSNELGATLRLTADGDPHPENPFAGDADAADALYSYGHRNPQAMAVRPETGAVWQCEHGERDGDEINVIEAGGNYGWPVASEACRYGTDDPVAPGHGERDGVIAPVHYWPCGSGGFPPSGAVFYDGDAFPEWRGDLFAGTLAAQYLGRFTVDGDGQDAVVTEREPLLDDREWRMRAVAVEPATGHLYVAVDDGDAPVARIVPA; encoded by the coding sequence ATGCCCGACTCCTCCGACCGCATCGACAGACGCACAGCCCTCCGCGCGGCCGGCGGCCTGGCCGGCGCCGCCGCCCTGCCAACGCTCTCGGGCTGCCTCGGCGACGGAACCGGAAGCGACCCCGACGGCGACGGGAGCGACGCCCCCGACGAGGACCCCCCGCCGGACGACGGCGGCGACGTGGACTACGACGTCGAACCCGTCGCGGAGGGGTTCGAGAACCCGTGGGGGCTCGCGTTCCTGCCCGACGACGGTCGCCTGCTCGTCACCGAGCGCCCGGGGCGGCTCTCGCTCGTCGACCCCGCGGACGGGACGACCGAGCCGGTCGCGGGCGCGCCCGAGGTGTTCGCGGCGGGACAGGGCGGCCTGCTCGACGTCGCGGTCCACCCCGACTATCCCGACGACCCGCGCGTGTACCTGACATACTCGGCGCGCGCCGCGGACAGCCCGGCCGGCGACGGCACGGAGGGCGCGACCACCCACCTCGGCGCCGGGCGGCTCTCGCTCGACGGCGACGCGCCCGCGCTCGACGGGTTCGAGGCGCTGTTCGTCGCCGAGCCGTTCCGCGGCACGGAGCTCCACTTCGGGTCGCGGGCGACGTTCGGCCCCGACGGCGCGCTGTTCGTCACGGTCGGCGACCGGCGCGACACCGACTTCGGGCCGGACCACGTCTCGCAGGACCGGTCGAACGAGCTGGGCGCGACGCTGCGGCTGACGGCCGACGGCGACCCCCACCCCGAGAACCCCTTCGCCGGCGACGCGGACGCCGCGGACGCGCTGTACAGCTACGGGCACCGGAACCCGCAGGCGATGGCGGTGCGGCCCGAGACCGGCGCGGTCTGGCAGTGCGAGCACGGCGAGCGCGACGGCGACGAGATCAACGTGATCGAGGCCGGCGGCAACTACGGGTGGCCGGTCGCCAGCGAGGCGTGCCGGTACGGGACCGACGACCCGGTCGCGCCGGGGCACGGCGAGCGCGACGGCGTGATCGCGCCGGTCCACTACTGGCCGTGCGGCTCCGGGGGCTTCCCGCCGAGCGGCGCCGTCTTCTACGACGGCGACGCGTTCCCCGAGTGGCGCGGGGACCTGTTCGCGGGCACGCTCGCGGCGCAGTACCTCGGGCGGTTCACCGTCGACGGCGACGGACAGGACGCGGTCGTGACCGAGCGCGAGCCCCTGCTCGACGACCGGGAGTGGCGCATGCGCGCGGTCGCGGTCGAGCCGGCGACCGGGCACCTCTACGTCGCGGTCGACGACGGCGACGCGCCGGTCGCCCGGATCGTCCCGGCGTGA
- a CDS encoding putative RNA uridine N3 methyltransferase, whose protein sequence is MRTEDGLTICVPSSLVREAEDDREATRKLGYVARAAAVFRADRLAVFPDREGEGRRGGEYVRTVLGYAATPPELRKDLWGQRDELRYVGVLPPLRVPWRTGSTPSGEESKTQGLVTEVGPEGRVRVNSPLREHPISLLVPSGMEVERGERVTIRVSSREPVRARITEKPEVGFQVVAADLSEALAGDGLAVATSRHGEELSVSRLGDLVSDARKAGGYTVAFGAPERGLPEMLGLSPDRIRAAVADGRSVEPDPGFDLWLNTIPAQASEVVRTEEALFATLGSLTLTE, encoded by the coding sequence ATGCGTACCGAAGACGGGCTCACGATATGTGTTCCGTCTTCGCTCGTCCGGGAGGCCGAGGACGACCGCGAGGCGACTCGCAAACTCGGCTACGTCGCCCGTGCGGCGGCGGTGTTCCGGGCGGATCGGCTCGCCGTCTTCCCCGACAGGGAAGGGGAGGGTCGACGGGGCGGGGAGTACGTCCGCACCGTGCTGGGGTACGCCGCGACGCCGCCGGAGCTCCGGAAGGACCTCTGGGGGCAACGCGACGAGCTCCGGTACGTCGGCGTGTTACCCCCGCTCCGCGTGCCGTGGCGGACCGGCTCGACCCCTAGCGGGGAAGAGTCGAAAACACAGGGACTCGTGACCGAGGTCGGACCTGAAGGCCGCGTCCGGGTCAATTCCCCGCTGCGGGAACACCCGATCTCCCTGCTCGTGCCCTCCGGAATGGAGGTCGAGCGGGGGGAGCGCGTCACCATCAGGGTCTCTTCGAGAGAACCGGTCCGCGCCCGCATCACCGAGAAGCCGGAGGTCGGCTTCCAGGTCGTGGCCGCGGACCTGTCGGAAGCGCTCGCCGGCGACGGACTGGCCGTCGCGACGTCGCGACACGGGGAGGAACTCTCCGTCTCGCGGCTCGGCGACCTCGTCTCGGACGCGCGAAAGGCCGGCGGTTACACCGTCGCCTTCGGCGCGCCCGAGCGGGGGCTTCCGGAGATGCTCGGGCTTTCGCCCGACCGCATTCGGGCGGCCGTCGCCGACGGCCGCTCGGTCGAACCCGATCCGGGGTTCGACCTCTGGCTGAACACGATCCCGGCACAAGCGAGCGAGGTCGTCCGGACGGAGGAGGCTCTGTTCGCGACCCTCGGCTCGCTCACACTCACGGAGTAA
- a CDS encoding 50S ribosomal protein L3, which yields MPQPSRPRKGSLGYGPRTRADSEVPRIRSWPDDDGAPALQGFAGYKAGMTHVMMVNDEANSPREGMEEAVPVTVVETPPMYAVAVRAYEDTPYGQKPVEEVWATEFHEELDRALDLPAEDTFEEDADELRALLDDGVVDDVRVITHTAPSELSNVPKKKPDVMETRVGGGSLEERADFALDLVAEGGAHEFGDVFRAGQYTDVSGITKGKGTQGPVKRWGVQKRKGKHARQGWRRRIGNLGPWNPSRVRSTVPQQGQTGYHQRTELNKRLIDFGEGSDASVDGGFVNYGEVDGEYALIKGSLPGPDQRLLRFRPAIRPNDQPRLDPEVRYVSTESNQG from the coding sequence ATGCCACAACCAAGCCGACCACGAAAAGGCTCGCTGGGCTACGGCCCGCGCACCCGCGCAGACAGCGAGGTGCCGCGCATCCGTTCGTGGCCAGACGACGACGGGGCCCCTGCGCTGCAGGGATTCGCCGGCTACAAGGCCGGGATGACCCACGTCATGATGGTCAACGACGAGGCGAACTCGCCGCGTGAGGGGATGGAGGAGGCAGTCCCCGTCACCGTCGTCGAGACGCCGCCGATGTACGCCGTCGCAGTCCGAGCCTACGAGGACACGCCGTACGGACAGAAGCCGGTCGAAGAGGTCTGGGCGACCGAGTTCCACGAGGAGCTCGACCGCGCGCTCGACCTGCCGGCGGAAGACACCTTCGAGGAGGACGCCGACGAGCTGCGCGCGCTGCTCGACGACGGCGTCGTCGACGACGTGCGCGTCATCACGCACACGGCGCCCTCGGAGCTCTCGAACGTCCCCAAGAAGAAGCCCGACGTCATGGAGACGCGCGTCGGCGGCGGCTCCCTCGAGGAGCGCGCCGACTTCGCGCTGGACCTGGTCGCCGAGGGCGGCGCCCACGAGTTCGGCGACGTCTTCCGTGCCGGCCAGTACACCGACGTCTCCGGCATCACGAAGGGGAAGGGGACGCAGGGTCCCGTCAAGCGCTGGGGCGTTCAAAAGCGGAAGGGCAAACACGCCCGCCAGGGATGGCGGCGCCGGATCGGCAACCTCGGTCCGTGGAACCCCTCCCGCGTCCGCTCCACCGTGCCCCAGCAGGGCCAGACCGGCTACCACCAGCGCACCGAGCTCAACAAGCGCCTCATCGACTTCGGCGAGGGGTCGGACGCCTCCGTCGACGGCGGCTTCGTCAACTACGGCGAGGTCGACGGCGAGTACGCGCTCATCAAGGGCTCGCTGCCCGGACCGGACCAGCGTCTGCTGCGGTTCCGCCCGGCCATCCGGCCGAACGACCAGCCGCGCCTCGACCCCGAGGTCCGGTACGTTTCCACCGAATCCAACCAGGGATAA